From BD1-7 clade bacterium, a single genomic window includes:
- the dmdC_3 gene encoding 3-methylmercaptopropionyl-CoA dehydrogenase, whose protein sequence is MPDYKAPLRDIRFVMEDLLDSDAHYASLSNVNLLDPDTREAIVNEAAKFAENTLAPMNLSADAEGCRFEDGNVYTPTGYKEAFAAYAQGGWAGMTASEELGGQNLPGSIGIVVNEMLGAANWAWNMYTGLSFGAVKCIGLHGTDEQRQTYVTKLIEGTWTGTMCLTEAHCGSDVGLLRTKAQLNDDGSYNITGNKVFITGGDHDMAENIIHLVLARVEGAPEGTKGISLFVVPKFMPDADGNPGERNPVFAGSIEKKMGIKGSATCVMNFDAAKGFIVGEENTGLAQMFTMMNNARLGTAMQXLCGAEGAFQGALTYARERLAMRSLTGPKNPEGPADPIIVHPDVRRMLMTQKALAEGFRAFLYEIAFEVDKVDSHPDEAVVKAADDKLGLLTPIAKAFCTELGFEAANLGIQVFGGHGYIHEHGMEQIVRDVRISSVYEGTTGIQALDLIGRKVMGTGGELLRTYTKEIHKFCQAEGENDAINDMVEKLAAANKGWGDLTVELGTKAMENAEEVGAASVDYLMYGGYLALGYTWLKIAKVASEKLAAGTSEEAFYKAKLATAQFYFDRLLPRTLAHAECARAGAESTMALEEDAFAF, encoded by the coding sequence ATGCCAGACTATAAAGCGCCTTTACGTGATATCCGCTTTGTAATGGAAGACTTGCTGGACAGTGATGCTCACTACGCTTCACTGTCAAACGTCAATCTGCTTGATCCAGATACCCGTGAAGCCATCGTCAACGAAGCGGCTAAATTTGCCGAAAACACGCTGGCACCAATGAATCTTTCAGCGGACGCTGAAGGTTGCCGCTTCGAAGACGGTAACGTTTACACCCCAACAGGCTACAAAGAAGCCTTTGCTGCATATGCACAAGGTGGCTGGGCAGGTATGACAGCCTCTGAAGAACTGGGCGGCCAGAATTTGCCGGGCTCCATTGGTATTGTTGTTAACGAAATGCTCGGTGCTGCCAACTGGGCGTGGAATATGTACACCGGTTTGAGCTTTGGTGCTGTGAAGTGTATCGGTTTACACGGTACTGACGAACAGCGTCAAACCTACGTGACCAAGCTGATTGAAGGTACTTGGACAGGCACCATGTGTCTGACCGAAGCTCATTGTGGTTCTGATGTAGGCTTGTTGCGTACCAAGGCACAGTTGAACGACGACGGTTCATACAACATCACAGGTAACAAAGTATTCATTACCGGTGGTGATCACGATATGGCTGAAAATATCATTCACTTGGTATTGGCACGTGTTGAAGGCGCACCAGAAGGCACCAAAGGTATTTCTTTGTTTGTTGTCCCAAAGTTTATGCCTGATGCAGACGGTAACCCGGGTGAGCGTAACCCGGTATTTGCCGGTTCTATCGAGAAGAAGATGGGCATCAAAGGTTCTGCAACCTGTGTGATGAACTTCGATGCGGCGAAAGGCTTCATCGTTGGTGAAGAGAACACCGGTTTGGCGCAGATGTTCACCATGATGAACAACGCGCGTTTGGGCACAGCGATGCAANGTTTGTGTGGCGCTGAAGGTGCATTCCAGGGTGCTCTGACTTACGCTCGTGAGCGACTGGCAATGCGCTCTTTGACAGGCCCTAAAAATCCGGAAGGCCCTGCAGATCCGATCATTGTACACCCTGATGTTCGTCGTATGCTGATGACACAAAAGGCACTGGCTGAGGGCTTCCGCGCGTTTTTGTACGAGATTGCGTTTGAAGTAGATAAAGTCGATTCTCACCCTGATGAAGCTGTGGTTAAAGCTGCAGACGACAAACTGGGTTTGTTGACACCGATTGCAAAAGCATTCTGTACCGAATTGGGCTTTGAAGCGGCAAACCTGGGTATTCAGGTATTTGGTGGCCACGGTTACATCCACGAGCACGGAATGGAACAAATCGTTCGTGACGTGCGTATATCTTCTGTATATGAAGGAACAACCGGTATTCAGGCGTTGGATTTGATCGGTCGTAAGGTAATGGGCACAGGCGGTGAATTGCTGCGTACCTATACCAAAGAGATCCACAAGTTCTGTCAGGCTGAAGGCGAAAATGACGCAATCAATGACATGGTTGAGAAACTCGCAGCAGCCAACAAAGGTTGGGGTGACCTGACTGTTGAACTGGGTACCAAAGCGATGGAAAATGCGGAAGAAGTTGGCGCAGCATCCGTAGACTACCTGATGTACGGTGGTTACTTGGCCCTGGGTTACACGTGGTTGAAGATTGCCAAGGTGGCGTCAGAAAAATTGGCCGCAGGCACCAGCGAAGAGGCTTTCTATAAAGCTAAGTTGGCAACTGCACAG